From one Burkholderia pyrrocinia genomic stretch:
- a CDS encoding electron transfer flavoprotein subunit beta/FixA family protein → MNAPRQLQRIAVLVSVGRHPVSGVARYSRNDAAALETGRQLAERHRAQLDVIHAGDPANAALAEYLALGAREVEVLACRDDADAVHALAARIEGYDLVLTGTRAEGAYDTGMLPYRVAAALGYPLVGSAVDVTIEGDRVAVRQFLPKGLRRRVDAALPAVVAVHPLANAEPRYAYARLRAGAIRPALAAPGADADAAAWTVGLVERKPVKLVAAEKRSGHARMLSATTTESRGGNVVNEGSSVEKAQVILAYLREHQLIDY, encoded by the coding sequence ATGAACGCCCCCCGCCAGTTGCAACGCATCGCGGTGCTCGTGTCCGTCGGCCGGCACCCGGTCAGCGGCGTCGCGCGCTACAGCCGCAACGATGCGGCCGCGCTCGAAACCGGCCGCCAGCTCGCGGAACGGCATCGCGCGCAGCTCGACGTGATCCATGCAGGCGACCCCGCGAATGCGGCGCTTGCCGAATATCTGGCGCTCGGCGCGCGGGAGGTCGAGGTGCTGGCCTGCCGCGACGACGCCGACGCCGTGCACGCGCTCGCCGCGCGCATCGAAGGCTATGACCTCGTGCTGACCGGCACGCGCGCCGAGGGCGCGTACGACACCGGGATGCTGCCGTATCGCGTCGCCGCCGCGCTCGGTTATCCGCTCGTCGGCTCGGCTGTGGACGTGACGATCGAAGGCGACCGCGTGGCCGTCCGGCAATTTTTGCCGAAGGGGCTGCGGCGGCGCGTCGATGCGGCGCTGCCGGCCGTCGTCGCCGTCCATCCGCTCGCCAATGCCGAGCCGCGCTACGCGTATGCGCGGCTGCGTGCCGGCGCGATCCGGCCGGCGCTCGCGGCGCCCGGCGCGGACGCCGACGCGGCTGCGTGGACGGTCGGTCTGGTCGAGCGTAAACCCGTAAAACTGGTCGCCGCCGAGAAGCGCTCCGGGCATGCCCGGATGCTGTCCGCGACGACGACCGAAAGCCGTGGCGGCAACGTCGTAAATGAAGGGAGTTCGGTCGAAAAAGCACAAGTGATCCTCGCGTATTTGCGCGAGCATCAGCTCATCGACTACTGA
- a CDS encoding aromatic ring-hydroxylating oxygenase subunit alpha — translation MKVSADIRALIERRKEGHSLDAPFYTSEDIFALDMEAIFRQHWIQVAVEPDIPEPGDYVTVELGSDSILIVRDDDMAIRAFHNVCRHRGARLCNEDKGSVGNIVCPYHSWTYNLTGQLMFAEHMGEKFDRCKHSLKSVHVENLAGLIFICLADEPPVDFAQMRAEMEPYLLPHDLPSTKIAAQIDIIEEGNWKLTMENNRECYHCVANHPELTISLYEYGFGYQRSDANAEGMDAFAETCIRRGKEWAEMGLPSAEIEKLHDVTGFRTQRLPLDRSGESQTLDAKVASKKLLGGFDKADLGGLSFWTQPNSWHHFMSDHIVTFSVIPLSAGKTLVRTKWLVHKDAKEGIDYDVKNLTAVWNATNDQDRALVEFSQRGATSSAYEPGPYSPYTEGLVEKFSAWYIGRLAEKTGE, via the coding sequence ATGAAAGTATCGGCAGACATTCGTGCATTGATCGAGCGGCGCAAGGAAGGGCACAGCCTCGACGCACCGTTCTACACGAGCGAAGACATTTTCGCGCTCGACATGGAGGCGATTTTCCGCCAGCACTGGATCCAGGTGGCGGTCGAGCCGGATATTCCCGAGCCGGGCGACTACGTGACCGTGGAACTGGGGAGCGATTCGATCCTGATCGTGCGCGACGACGACATGGCGATCCGCGCGTTCCACAACGTGTGCCGTCACCGCGGCGCGCGCCTGTGCAACGAGGACAAAGGCTCGGTCGGCAACATCGTGTGCCCGTACCACAGCTGGACCTACAACCTGACGGGCCAGCTGATGTTCGCCGAGCACATGGGCGAGAAGTTCGACCGCTGCAAGCACAGCCTGAAGTCGGTGCACGTCGAGAACCTCGCGGGCCTGATCTTCATCTGCCTCGCCGACGAGCCGCCGGTCGACTTCGCGCAGATGCGCGCCGAGATGGAGCCGTACCTGCTGCCGCACGACCTGCCGAGCACGAAGATCGCCGCGCAGATCGACATCATCGAGGAAGGCAACTGGAAGCTCACGATGGAGAACAACCGCGAGTGCTATCACTGCGTCGCGAACCATCCGGAGCTGACGATCTCGCTGTACGAATACGGTTTCGGCTACCAGCGTTCCGACGCCAACGCCGAGGGCATGGATGCGTTCGCGGAGACGTGCATCCGGCGCGGGAAGGAGTGGGCCGAGATGGGCCTGCCGTCCGCCGAGATCGAGAAACTGCACGACGTGACGGGCTTCCGTACGCAGCGCCTGCCGCTCGACCGCAGCGGCGAATCGCAGACACTCGATGCGAAGGTCGCGTCGAAGAAGCTGCTTGGTGGATTCGACAAGGCCGATCTCGGCGGGTTGTCGTTCTGGACGCAGCCGAACTCGTGGCACCACTTCATGAGCGATCACATCGTGACGTTCTCGGTGATCCCGCTGTCGGCCGGCAAGACGCTGGTGCGCACGAAGTGGCTCGTGCACAAGGACGCGAAGGAAGGCATCGACTACGACGTGAAGAACCTCACGGCCGTGTGGAATGCGACCAACGACCAGGATCGCGCGCTCGTCGAATTCTCGCAGCGCGGTGCGACCAGCAGCGCATACGAGCCGGGCCCGTATTCGCCGTACACGGAAGGTCTCGTCGAAAAATTCTCGGCCTGGTACATCGGCCGGCTCGCCGAAAAAACCGGCGAATAG
- a CDS encoding hybrid-cluster NAD(P)-dependent oxidoreductase: protein MMRDAANFEPTDSRVTRPAFWNALPERWTSDVEETLVCCQVRQETHDVKSFFFRSPQGRSFSFEPGQFLTLELDIDGETINRCYTISSSPARPHTVSITVKRVPGGKVSNWLHDNLQPGASVRVLGPAGEFTCARHPARKYLFLSAGSGVTPLMSMSRAHHDLAEDRDILFVHSARTPDDIIFARELDLIASNHTNFRTSFVVERLGARTNWPGVTGFLTLPLLKLIAPDFMEREIFTCGPAPYMKAVRDLLDEAGFDRKQYHEESFSFETLAQTASDELLADLAPPAEGGDAGTKQYTVSFAKSNREIACGSEQHVLDAARQSGVRLPASCTQGMCGTCKVKLVSGQVEMKHNGGIRQREIDQGMVLLCCSKPLSDLVIDK, encoded by the coding sequence ATGATGCGAGATGCGGCCAATTTCGAGCCGACGGACAGCCGGGTGACGCGCCCGGCGTTCTGGAACGCGCTTCCCGAGCGCTGGACGAGCGACGTCGAGGAAACGCTGGTGTGCTGCCAGGTGCGGCAGGAAACGCACGACGTGAAGAGTTTCTTCTTCCGTTCGCCGCAGGGCCGTTCGTTCTCGTTCGAACCCGGGCAGTTCCTCACGCTCGAGCTCGACATCGACGGCGAAACGATCAACCGCTGCTACACGATCTCGTCGTCGCCGGCGCGGCCGCACACGGTGTCGATCACCGTCAAGCGCGTGCCGGGCGGCAAGGTGTCGAACTGGCTGCACGACAACCTGCAACCGGGTGCATCGGTACGTGTGCTCGGCCCGGCCGGCGAATTCACGTGTGCGCGGCATCCCGCGCGCAAGTACCTGTTCCTGTCGGCCGGCTCGGGCGTCACGCCGCTGATGTCGATGAGCCGCGCGCACCATGATCTCGCGGAAGATCGCGACATCCTGTTTGTGCACAGCGCGCGTACGCCGGACGACATCATCTTCGCGCGCGAGCTCGACCTGATCGCGTCGAATCACACGAATTTCCGCACGTCGTTCGTCGTCGAGCGCCTGGGCGCGCGCACGAACTGGCCGGGTGTCACGGGCTTCCTGACGCTGCCGCTGCTGAAGCTGATCGCGCCGGATTTCATGGAACGCGAGATCTTCACGTGCGGCCCTGCGCCGTACATGAAGGCCGTGCGCGACCTGCTCGACGAAGCCGGTTTCGACCGCAAGCAGTATCACGAGGAGAGCTTCTCGTTCGAAACGCTCGCGCAGACCGCGAGCGACGAGTTGCTCGCCGATCTCGCGCCGCCGGCCGAAGGCGGCGACGCCGGGACGAAGCAATACACGGTCAGCTTCGCGAAGAGCAACCGCGAGATCGCGTGCGGCTCGGAGCAGCACGTGCTCGACGCGGCACGCCAGTCGGGCGTGCGGCTGCCGGCCTCGTGCACGCAGGGCATGTGCGGCACCTGCAAGGTGAAGCTCGTGTCGGGGCAGGTCGAGATGAAACACAACGGCGGTATCCGCCAGCGCGAGATCGACCAGGGGATGGTGCTGCTGTGCTGCAGCAAGCCGCTGTCCGATCTCGTGATCGACAAGTAG
- a CDS encoding APC family permease, whose protein sequence is MSQAGLRANRTSDVEATISHDSTGHTLHRGLTWKDAFWVTSGVPAGVLFTIGGVCATIGQPAWAIWIAAITMGLIQSATYAEISGLFPHKSGGASVYGAIGWVRYSKLIAPVSVWCNWLAWSPMLALGCGLAASYALTSLFPANAAVLHWQLKLADLSFIKPGLSLRINATFIIATILLLITFKLQHSGASKAARTQRILGIASLTPLLIVGIVPFVTGDVPMSNLLPLLPLGHDAQGNVTAATFGSWNGQGVTMALGAMFMAGWASYGFETAVCYTREFRDPRRDTAKAIFWSGALCLVVMTLVPLAFQGALGTQAMLDPSIGDGTGVAAAMAKIVGGGAWVANAVVVMLMLSILLIVMTSMMGSSRTLYQASVDGWLPKYLSHVNEHGSPTRAMWTDLGFNLVLLMMSDYMTVLSISNVCYMLFVFLNLQSGWIHRMDRGNWDRPFRCPTWLLVGGAICGYANLVYVGAGANLQGEGTLRNGLIAMLLIVPVFLYRHYWQDRGRFPAQMQRDMELEVPKRAMWLNLMPYAALVGAGLTIWLSYYFAWVK, encoded by the coding sequence ATGAGTCAAGCAGGACTGCGTGCGAACCGCACCAGTGATGTTGAGGCAACCATCTCACATGATTCGACGGGCCACACGCTGCATCGTGGCCTGACTTGGAAAGACGCATTCTGGGTAACGAGCGGCGTGCCGGCAGGCGTGCTGTTCACGATCGGCGGCGTATGCGCGACGATCGGCCAGCCCGCGTGGGCGATCTGGATCGCCGCGATCACGATGGGGCTGATCCAAAGCGCGACTTATGCGGAAATATCGGGGCTATTTCCTCATAAATCGGGCGGCGCGTCCGTGTATGGCGCGATCGGCTGGGTCCGTTACAGCAAGCTGATTGCCCCGGTTTCCGTGTGGTGCAACTGGCTCGCGTGGTCGCCGATGCTCGCGCTCGGCTGCGGCCTCGCGGCAAGCTATGCGCTCACGAGTCTCTTTCCCGCCAACGCGGCGGTGCTGCACTGGCAGCTCAAGTTAGCGGACCTGAGCTTTATCAAGCCCGGTCTGTCCCTGCGAATCAACGCGACGTTCATCATCGCGACGATCCTGCTTCTCATCACGTTCAAGCTTCAGCACAGCGGTGCATCGAAGGCTGCGCGCACGCAGCGCATTCTCGGCATCGCATCGCTCACGCCGCTGTTGATCGTCGGCATCGTGCCGTTCGTCACCGGCGACGTGCCGATGTCGAACCTGCTCCCGCTGCTGCCGCTCGGTCATGACGCGCAAGGTAACGTCACGGCCGCGACCTTCGGTTCGTGGAACGGTCAGGGCGTCACGATGGCGCTCGGTGCGATGTTCATGGCCGGATGGGCGTCGTACGGCTTCGAGACGGCCGTCTGCTATACGCGTGAATTCCGCGATCCGCGCCGCGACACCGCGAAGGCGATCTTCTGGTCGGGCGCGCTGTGTCTCGTCGTGATGACGCTCGTACCGCTGGCGTTCCAGGGCGCGCTCGGCACACAGGCGATGCTCGATCCGTCGATCGGCGACGGCACCGGCGTCGCGGCCGCGATGGCGAAGATCGTCGGCGGCGGCGCATGGGTTGCGAATGCGGTCGTCGTGATGCTGATGCTGTCGATCCTGCTGATCGTGATGACGTCGATGATGGGCTCGTCGCGCACGCTGTACCAGGCCTCGGTCGACGGCTGGCTGCCGAAGTACCTGTCGCACGTGAACGAGCACGGCTCGCCCACGCGCGCGATGTGGACCGATCTCGGCTTCAACCTCGTGTTGCTGATGATGTCGGACTACATGACGGTGCTGTCGATCTCGAACGTCTGCTACATGTTGTTCGTATTCCTGAATCTTCAGTCGGGCTGGATCCACCGGATGGATCGCGGCAACTGGGATCGGCCGTTCCGCTGCCCGACATGGCTGCTCGTCGGCGGCGCGATCTGCGGCTATGCGAACCTCGTATATGTCGGCGCGGGTGCGAACCTGCAGGGCGAGGGCACGTTGCGTAATGGCCTGATCGCGATGCTGCTGATCGTGCCGGTGTTTCTCTATCGTCACTACTGGCAGGACCGCGGCCGATTCCCGGCGCAGATGCAGCGCGACATGGAGCTCGAAGTGCCGAAGCGCGCGATGTGGCTGAATCTGATGCCTTACGCGGCGCTGGTCGGCGCGGGGCTGACGATCTGGTTGTCGTATTACTTCGCGTGGGTGAAGTGA
- a CDS encoding glycine betaine ABC transporter substrate-binding protein produces the protein MKLFGKLLWTGALSAMVALSASALADTKPTLKIGYVEGWDDSVATSNVAARVIEKKLGYQVKLVPVAAGIMWQGVARGDLDATLSAWLPVTHGSYWDEYKTKVVDLGANFADAKIGLIVPDYVKAKSIDDLNAEKGSFGGRIVGIDAGAGVMRKTDEAIKSYGLNYTLMPSSGSAMTAELSRSVNANKPVIVTGWAPHWMFAKWKLRFLEDPKKVFGGAEHVDSVANPGLEAKAKPVVAFLKKFQWKPGEIDSVMLAIQNGSKPEAAADAWIAAHADRVNAWTEGAQ, from the coding sequence ATGAAGTTGTTCGGAAAACTGTTGTGGACCGGCGCACTGTCGGCGATGGTGGCATTGAGCGCATCGGCGCTTGCCGATACGAAGCCGACGCTGAAGATCGGCTACGTCGAAGGCTGGGACGACAGCGTCGCGACGTCGAACGTCGCGGCCCGCGTCATCGAGAAGAAGCTCGGCTACCAGGTCAAGCTCGTGCCGGTCGCTGCCGGGATCATGTGGCAGGGCGTTGCGCGCGGCGATCTCGACGCGACGCTGTCCGCGTGGCTGCCCGTCACGCACGGCTCGTACTGGGATGAGTACAAGACCAAGGTCGTCGACCTCGGCGCGAATTTCGCGGATGCGAAGATCGGCCTGATCGTGCCGGACTATGTGAAGGCGAAGAGCATCGACGACCTGAACGCGGAGAAGGGCAGTTTCGGTGGCCGGATCGTCGGCATCGATGCGGGCGCCGGCGTGATGCGCAAGACCGACGAAGCGATCAAGAGCTACGGGCTGAACTACACGCTGATGCCGAGCTCGGGCAGCGCAATGACGGCCGAGCTGTCGCGTTCGGTCAACGCGAACAAGCCGGTCATCGTGACCGGCTGGGCGCCGCACTGGATGTTCGCGAAGTGGAAGCTGCGCTTCCTCGAGGATCCGAAGAAGGTGTTCGGCGGCGCCGAGCACGTCGACAGCGTCGCGAATCCGGGCCTCGAAGCGAAGGCCAAGCCGGTCGTCGCGTTCCTGAAGAAATTCCAGTGGAAGCCGGGTGAAATCGACAGCGTGATGCTGGCGATCCAGAACGGTTCGAAGCCGGAAGCGGCCGCCGACGCGTGGATCGCGGCGCATGCCGACCGCGTGAATGCGTGGACGGAAGGCGCGCAGTAA
- a CDS encoding electron transfer flavoprotein subunit alpha/FixB family protein translates to MNTIKRIDPRRPFVITAAGLKRITLGEEGSADASAAHWSAHGHAAAAKPRRAVQEPKHVMLVVAHGERGALDDHARQAIAAAALLADAQTEVALLAFGELKDDVAELGVDKLVELAGFDRRAFDPESELQALQACVAAFAPKHVFVPDNATGDGDLGRRYAAAAGASVATNVVEIDAKHVGAYAQAGRAFATRALPDVILLAQNAVDAKLPFVGAGERLAADFIRPAHDAAQSYRDLGLEEIDAARVALEEADFIVSAGNGVSDIGAFERLAGAFGAAIGASRVAVDNGHFTRDKQVGATGKTVEASVYIAFGISGAVQHLQGIKDCRHVIAVNLDGSAPIAKRANLTVVGDAQATIAALIEQVQAARVARGQSPAAVGSREPEGVAA, encoded by the coding sequence ATGAACACGATCAAACGAATCGATCCGCGCCGGCCGTTCGTCATCACGGCCGCGGGCCTGAAGCGCATCACGCTCGGCGAGGAAGGCAGCGCCGATGCGAGCGCCGCGCACTGGTCCGCGCACGGCCACGCGGCTGCCGCGAAGCCGCGCCGCGCGGTGCAGGAGCCGAAGCACGTGATGCTGGTGGTCGCGCACGGCGAACGCGGCGCGCTCGACGATCATGCGCGGCAGGCGATCGCCGCCGCCGCGCTGCTCGCCGATGCCCAGACCGAAGTCGCGCTGCTCGCATTCGGCGAACTGAAGGACGACGTGGCCGAACTCGGCGTCGACAAGCTGGTTGAACTCGCCGGCTTCGATCGCCGCGCATTCGATCCCGAAAGCGAATTGCAAGCGTTGCAGGCGTGTGTCGCGGCATTCGCACCGAAACACGTGTTCGTGCCCGACAACGCAACGGGCGACGGCGATCTCGGCCGGCGTTACGCGGCGGCCGCCGGCGCGAGCGTCGCGACCAACGTCGTCGAGATCGATGCGAAGCATGTCGGCGCGTATGCGCAGGCCGGCCGAGCGTTCGCGACGCGCGCGCTGCCCGACGTGATCCTGCTCGCGCAGAACGCGGTCGACGCGAAGCTGCCGTTCGTCGGCGCGGGCGAACGCCTGGCCGCCGACTTCATCCGCCCGGCCCATGATGCCGCGCAGTCGTATCGCGATCTCGGCCTCGAGGAAATCGATGCGGCGCGGGTCGCGCTCGAGGAAGCCGATTTCATCGTGTCGGCCGGCAACGGCGTGTCCGACATCGGCGCGTTCGAGCGGCTGGCCGGCGCGTTCGGCGCGGCGATCGGCGCGAGCCGCGTCGCGGTCGACAACGGTCACTTCACGCGCGACAAGCAGGTCGGCGCGACCGGCAAGACGGTCGAGGCGAGCGTGTATATCGCGTTCGGCATCTCGGGCGCGGTGCAGCACCTGCAGGGGATCAAGGACTGCCGCCACGTGATCGCGGTGAACCTCGACGGCAGCGCGCCGATCGCGAAGCGCGCGAACCTGACGGTGGTCGGCGATGCGCAGGCGACGATCGCCGCGCTGATCGAACAGGTGCAGGCCGCGCGGGTCGCGCGCGGACAATCGCCGGCCGCGGTCGGTAGCCGTGAACCGGAAGGAGTCGCAGCATGA